The following is a genomic window from Psychrobacter immobilis.
AATATCCACTTGTAAGCCGCGCTTTTTAGCGATTTCAGCCATGTCTTTAGAAGGCTCAATGCCGTGCCTGATATGGATATCATAATCCTGCGCCAATAGTGACTCAAACAGTCCACTACCGCAGCCGATAGACAATATCTCACTATCCTTATCTAAGAAATGCGCGACCAGCTTTAGCTCACTGGTCAGTAAGTTTTGGTTGTCAAAAAACCAGCTGTCATACGCGCTTGCATGTTCATCAAATGCTGCCATGATGTTTCTCCTTGAGTGTGTCCATTATTATGTTTAGGGTTAAGTTAAATTTTATTTATAATAAATATGGTATATAAAAGTATTTGCCATAAAGCTAGCACTTTGCATAGGGCTAGGACAGATCAAGCGCTTGTTGCCAAAAATTCACTTCCATACGTGAAGCAGTATTAAATAACTGTTGGAATTTGTCTGCCTGAGCGGGGTTAGCCTGTGCTAGTAGCGTATTAATCTGCGCTTCATTCTGCGCGGTAATCGCTTGAAATTCGTCACTGGCAAAGACATCAATCCATGGCTGGTAAGGATTGTCCGCGACAAAACCTTGTTCTTTAATGCGTTTGCCAATTTCGCCATAGCCCATCAAACAAGGAGCAATTGCCGCATAAAGCTCAGCTAATGAGCCTGACATGGCAGCGTCCAATAGGTAGCGGCTATAGGCAATAGTCACGGCAGATTCAGAAGCGCTTTCTACTTCTTTAAGTGGGATGTCCCACTCATGACATAAATCGAGATACATGCCAATTTCCATATCTAGCATGGCATTGATGCCTGCTTGACCGACTCGCATTTGTGCCAGCGTATCACTCCTATACACGCTCAACGCCATCACACGGGTATAGTGAATAAGATATAAATAGTCTTGCACAAGATAGTGACGAAAGCTGTCAGGGGCGAGCGTACCTGCTGTTAGCTGTTTGACAAAATCATGCTGAATGTAGTCATCCCATGTGGGGCAATGGTGGCGTAATGTTTGGTAGTTCATAGTGTTCACTTACTGTTATAAAATGCGAGTAAGCAAAGAGTAGGAGGTGATCAGTGAGCAGGCACAAAAAAACCTTACCAGATTATATGAATAAACTGGCAAGGCTTGCTTAGCAATGTATGCTTAAGAGGTGTGCTATAAAATGTCACGCTTGTTTCCTACGTCAGTGCTAACTGCATCAGGTTCGCGGGTAACTCTCAGCCATGATTTTGAATTGTAGTTAAAGCATCAAAAATCAAAGCACCCCGACAAGGTTTATTTTTCAGAAATAAATATAAAGTTTATATAAGTTTAAACTGCTCGTACTTAAGCAATCGGCTCTATGGTAGACGAATTCAGTTATCATTAGCAAGTGATGCGCAAAAAACCATGAATAAAGGTTGTCTTACAAGCGTAAATAGGCAAGTTTTTACCTTTTATTAAGCTGATCAAGTACCACGAGAATGGTGAAAGAAATCACTATTTTCAAATGTATTTTTTATTCATAAACGCTCTACGATTGCCTATATTATTTAGCTACCCGACGGTAGGATATTAAAAAATATCTTATAAATTAAGGCAACATGTTTATGGGACACTGTCTCATTTAGCATTGATTAATTTATGCTTTATAATCATTCAGCTAAGAGGCTATGGCAAATAGCCATTGATAGGAGTGATCTCAGGCGGAATATCTGCCTCTTCTAGTGCTTCTCGCAGATTAATCTCGATAGTACGCGACAATGCAGTCAGGGGTAGTTTGTTGGCGGCTAAGCCGAAAGGCTCTTCTAGCTCTTCACTGAGGGCATCCAAACCAAAAAAGGTATAAGCGATCACGGCACAAA
Proteins encoded in this region:
- the tenA gene encoding thiaminase II, producing the protein MNYQTLRHHCPTWDDYIQHDFVKQLTAGTLAPDSFRHYLVQDYLYLIHYTRVMALSVYRSDTLAQMRVGQAGINAMLDMEIGMYLDLCHEWDIPLKEVESASESAVTIAYSRYLLDAAMSGSLAELYAAIAPCLMGYGEIGKRIKEQGFVADNPYQPWIDVFASDEFQAITAQNEAQINTLLAQANPAQADKFQQLFNTASRMEVNFWQQALDLS